The Holophagales bacterium genome has a segment encoding these proteins:
- a CDS encoding peptidoglycan DD-metalloendopeptidase family protein, translating to MDTREQLEAAEANLELRTTERRVLEIRAYEAQRDAARAQADRDAALRHSGELRGDLALRLSALYRMGRLGYLQTLASADTEESFLRGLQLLSFLAARDARLLRSYEGSLAELAVKEKSLAALRASIAVVAAETREAERALQRARAEKAALLARLERSAEEQRTNVAVLEDKTSRLAALLELLETRGRSLPAGAVSIRRYKGALDWPARGKVAVPFGRIANPRFPRTFLRSSGWTIDVPTGTSVKAVFAGDVVYAQWLKGYGNLVVLDHGDGVFTLYGHLMTGTVPRGTRVALGEVVGRVADPPEEEAAGVFFEIRESRTSVDPHGWLR from the coding sequence GTGGACACCCGCGAGCAGCTGGAGGCGGCGGAGGCGAACCTGGAGCTCCGGACGACCGAGAGGCGGGTCCTGGAGATCCGGGCTTACGAGGCCCAGCGCGACGCCGCGCGGGCGCAGGCCGACCGGGACGCAGCCCTGCGCCACAGCGGAGAGCTGCGGGGGGATCTCGCCCTCAGGCTCTCCGCCCTGTACCGGATGGGGCGGCTGGGGTACCTGCAGACCCTCGCCTCGGCCGACACGGAAGAGTCGTTCCTGCGGGGGCTCCAGCTCCTCTCGTTCCTCGCGGCCCGGGATGCCCGCCTCCTGCGCAGCTACGAGGGCTCCCTCGCCGAGCTCGCCGTGAAGGAGAAGAGCCTCGCGGCGCTCCGGGCTTCGATCGCCGTGGTGGCGGCCGAGACCCGCGAGGCCGAACGGGCGCTCCAGAGGGCCCGGGCCGAGAAGGCGGCCCTCCTGGCGAGGCTGGAGCGTTCCGCCGAGGAGCAGCGGACGAACGTGGCGGTCCTGGAAGACAAGACTTCGCGGCTCGCGGCGCTCCTCGAGCTCCTCGAGACGCGGGGCCGGTCCCTTCCGGCAGGGGCGGTGTCGATCCGGAGGTACAAGGGGGCCCTCGACTGGCCCGCACGCGGGAAGGTCGCCGTCCCTTTCGGCCGCATCGCGAATCCCCGGTTCCCCAGGACGTTCCTGCGCTCGAGCGGCTGGACGATCGACGTACCGACCGGGACCTCCGTGAAAGCCGTCTTCGCCGGGGACGTCGTCTACGCGCAGTGGCTCAAGGGGTACGGCAACCTCGTCGTCCTCGACCACGGGGACGGCGTCTTCACCCTGTACGGCCACCTGATGACCGGGACCGTTCCCCGGGGGACGCGCGTGGCCCTCGGGGAGGTCGTCGGACGCGTGGCCGATCCGCCCGAGGAGGAGGCGGCCGGGGTCTTCTTCGAGATCCGCGAGAGCCGGACCTCGGTCGATCCGCACGGGTGGCTCCGCTAG
- a CDS encoding divergent polysaccharide deacetylase family protein codes for MTALRARRRGGCGRTVGLLAGLVVLFALASGALWYLRSRPPAPAPAVAGAPPATAVPSPTVAPLPAATPRPSSVPSDFEPARGSGRGAIAVVIDDVGNADGSLERLARLDGPLAIAVLPGAPRAREAAALAKRKGWDLLVHLPMEGARGPAEPETISSGDEDAEIARRVAAAIDRVPGASGLNNHQGSLATADRRVVRAVLSVVRERGLFFLDSRTSAASVAAEEARALRLATIPRDVFLDDARAEAAAEGGAPEALAAAWSRSLALAASKGHAVVIGHPSASTVDFLAASLPALDGRGVLRVKVSELVD; via the coding sequence GTGACCGCTCTGCGGGCGCGCCGGCGCGGCGGTTGCGGCCGGACGGTCGGCCTGCTCGCCGGCCTCGTCGTCCTCTTCGCGCTCGCTTCCGGTGCGCTCTGGTATCTCCGCTCGCGGCCGCCGGCGCCCGCGCCCGCGGTCGCCGGGGCCCCTCCGGCGACGGCCGTGCCGTCGCCGACCGTCGCGCCCCTGCCGGCGGCGACGCCGCGGCCCTCGTCGGTTCCGTCCGACTTCGAGCCGGCCCGGGGGTCGGGCCGCGGCGCGATCGCCGTCGTCATCGACGACGTCGGGAACGCCGACGGTTCGCTCGAACGGCTCGCGCGGCTGGACGGGCCGCTTGCCATCGCCGTCCTGCCCGGCGCGCCGCGAGCAAGGGAGGCCGCGGCGCTCGCGAAGCGCAAAGGATGGGACCTCCTCGTCCACCTGCCGATGGAGGGGGCGAGGGGCCCTGCCGAGCCGGAGACGATCTCTTCCGGCGACGAGGATGCGGAGATCGCCAGGCGCGTCGCGGCCGCGATCGACCGCGTGCCCGGGGCTTCCGGCCTGAACAACCACCAGGGGTCCCTCGCCACGGCCGATCGCCGCGTCGTCCGCGCGGTCCTCTCCGTCGTCCGCGAGCGCGGGCTCTTCTTCCTCGACTCGAGGACGTCGGCCGCAAGCGTCGCCGCCGAGGAGGCGCGCGCGCTGCGCCTGGCGACGATCCCGCGGGACGTCTTCCTCGACGACGCCCGGGCCGAGGCGGCGGCCGAAGGGGGCGCCCCCGAGGCCCTCGCGGCCGCCTGGTCGCGCTCGCTCGCTCTCGCTGCCTCGAAGGGGCACGCCGTCGTCATCGGGCACCCGAGCGCTTCGACGGTCGACTTCCTCGCCGCGAGCCTCCCGGCGCTCGACGGGCGCGGGGTCCTCCGCGTGAAGGTCTCGGAGCTCGTCGACTGA
- a CDS encoding amidinotransferase, giving the protein MSFARAIVRPPAANFADGLTTAGLGLPDLALALAQHAAYVDALESCGLAITPLPPEEGFPDATFVEDTAVLARGLAVLCRPGAPSRAGEVEAIRPAIASFFPAPAAIRAPGTLDGGDVCEAGDHVFIGVSERTNEEGARQLAALLLSRGLGSTLVDIREETGLLHLKSGIAWLGGRTLALTDALARRPEFAGWTPLPVSPGEEYAANAVLVNGRVLLAAGFPRFEAAVRALGLPTVPLDMSEFRKLDGGLSCLSLRF; this is encoded by the coding sequence GTGAGCTTCGCCCGCGCGATCGTCCGTCCCCCCGCCGCGAACTTCGCCGATGGGCTGACGACGGCGGGCCTCGGCCTGCCGGACCTCGCCCTCGCCCTCGCCCAGCACGCGGCGTACGTCGACGCCCTCGAATCATGCGGCCTCGCGATCACGCCCCTGCCGCCGGAGGAGGGCTTCCCCGACGCGACGTTCGTCGAAGACACGGCCGTCCTCGCACGGGGCCTCGCCGTTCTCTGCCGGCCGGGGGCACCGAGCCGCGCCGGCGAGGTCGAGGCGATACGCCCGGCGATCGCATCCTTCTTTCCCGCCCCCGCGGCCATCAGGGCCCCCGGCACCCTAGACGGCGGCGATGTCTGCGAGGCGGGGGACCACGTCTTCATCGGTGTCTCGGAGAGGACGAACGAGGAAGGGGCGCGCCAGCTCGCCGCGCTCCTTCTCTCCCGCGGCCTCGGGTCGACACTCGTCGACATTCGCGAGGAGACCGGCCTCCTGCACCTCAAGAGCGGCATCGCCTGGCTCGGGGGACGGACTCTCGCCCTGACCGACGCCCTCGCGCGCCGCCCCGAGTTCGCCGGCTGGACGCCGCTCCCGGTATCTCCCGGCGAGGAGTACGCCGCCAACGCCGTTCTCGTGAACGGGCGTGTTCTCCTCGCAGCCGGCTTCCCCCGATTCGAGGCGGCCGTCCGAGCCCTCGGCCTCCCGACCGTCCCCCTCGACATGTCGGAATTCCGGAAGCTCGACGGAGGCCTCAGCTGCCTCTCCCTCCGGTTCTGA
- the mazG gene encoding nucleoside triphosphate pyrophosphohydrolase, with translation MPSETRSPRPEAAGEAASELVRLMGRLRAECPWDRKQTFADLSGYLLEECYEALDALAREDLGELEGELGDLLFEIVFLAELGRERGAFDLASLAGRVHAKMVARHPHVFGDSAVKDAEAVRVQWEALKEKERAGKAAGEETPSPFAGVPRALPALLKAVRVTSRAADLGFDWQRDEDVLAKLDEEVAEFKAELLAEGATKESVAHEIGDILFTVVNVARRHGVDPEAALQATNAKFVRRFEEVARRVKASGRDVAGTPLDELDRTWDDVKKDEAP, from the coding sequence GTGCCGTCCGAGACGAGATCCCCGCGCCCCGAGGCCGCCGGCGAGGCGGCCTCCGAGCTCGTCCGCCTCATGGGGCGCCTGAGGGCGGAATGCCCCTGGGACCGCAAGCAGACCTTCGCCGACCTTTCCGGATACCTGCTGGAGGAGTGCTACGAAGCGCTCGACGCGCTCGCGCGGGAGGACCTCGGCGAGCTCGAGGGGGAGCTGGGCGACCTTCTCTTCGAGATCGTCTTCCTCGCCGAACTCGGCCGCGAGCGGGGCGCTTTCGACCTCGCATCCCTCGCCGGCCGCGTCCACGCGAAGATGGTCGCCCGTCACCCGCACGTCTTCGGGGACAGCGCCGTGAAGGACGCCGAAGCCGTACGCGTCCAGTGGGAGGCGCTGAAGGAGAAGGAGCGGGCCGGAAAGGCCGCCGGCGAGGAAACGCCCTCCCCCTTCGCGGGTGTCCCGCGGGCGCTGCCCGCCCTCCTGAAAGCCGTCCGGGTCACCTCCCGCGCCGCCGACCTCGGATTCGACTGGCAGCGCGACGAAGACGTCCTCGCCAAGCTCGACGAGGAGGTGGCCGAGTTCAAGGCCGAGCTCCTGGCAGAGGGGGCGACGAAAGAGTCTGTCGCGCACGAGATCGGCGACATCCTCTTCACCGTCGTCAACGTCGCCCGCCGCCACGGCGTCGACCCGGAGGCAGCCCTGCAGGCGACGAACGCGAAGTTCGTGAGGCGGTTCGAGGAGGTCGCCCGCCGGGTGAAGGCTTCCGGGCGCGACGTCGCCGGGACGCCGCTCGACGAGCTCGACCGGACGTGGGACGACGTCAAGAAGGACGAGGCGCCGTGA
- a CDS encoding DUF1844 domain-containing protein encodes MSEASKTIKVVDRRMFTAEGDLRDDVMEELAKAPPAPETPPEGAAPAPPPAEVVPSSPAFLRLLDMLAQTASLYLQGIPDPATGRRSVDLAASREIIDSLVALREKTRGRLSFEETDALEGLLGELQLVFTRLAAQAKGAPGMPPPPRPRG; translated from the coding sequence ATGTCAGAAGCTTCAAAGACGATCAAGGTCGTCGACCGCAGGATGTTTACCGCCGAGGGAGACCTGCGGGACGACGTGATGGAAGAGCTCGCGAAGGCGCCCCCGGCGCCGGAGACGCCGCCGGAGGGAGCCGCGCCGGCTCCACCACCCGCGGAGGTGGTGCCGAGCAGCCCCGCGTTCCTGCGCCTCCTCGACATGCTCGCGCAGACGGCGTCCCTGTACCTGCAGGGGATCCCGGACCCGGCCACCGGGCGCCGCTCGGTGGACCTCGCCGCCTCGCGGGAGATCATCGACTCGCTGGTGGCCCTGCGCGAGAAGACGCGGGGCAGGCTCTCCTTCGAGGAGACCGACGCGCTCGAAGGCCTTCTCGGAGAGCTCCAGCTGGTCTTCACGCGACTTGCCGCGCAGGCCAAGGGGGCGCCGGGAATGCCCCCTCCGCCACGGCCGAGGGGCTGA
- a CDS encoding tetratricopeptide repeat protein, translating to MHRAPGLGRSSRGLRRGALALLLLLLVLAAPSPAQVLQAPGEATETTFRREVRGQWFAWLAAHEEGDPLLAAQKVEEIVRHAHKIGLKRLTDLSLAATLMARREMTQGSLEKARWALDSAIRLDPDLPEARWSRVALALKTDKLGAPRELLGAVRAVSVDLEGRRVLVVRSALLVVLTLAAVGAAFVILLVASEARRLLHDLTELAGRWITRPADTVLAAAVLVLPLYVALDVGWLLLWLFVLTFGYAERYVKWAALAGLVPLMLVAPALDRAAVRLAVSASPVLRGAEALEEKRYDQRVLDDLEAVKNLFPEDADLRFLLGCLYQQLGQNDRAVAEYTVAAQVSTVEVRALINRGDIRFVDGDFGAAQEDFQEALRRDPRDVRARYNLSLVYGETFRTVEAQEKLAESRALDNALVTQFLDSPTLVKVVSVGYTPREALEKVRALQGDSRSRRVLGHFHVGSETRTWAVPFAVAIPFAVAAAFGLDAFRRRRRGYALACDKCGRTFCRLCKPPGESALLCSQCIHVYLRKDGVSIETKLQKVEEVRRRQGFEGRLRGALNLVLPGGEFLFQGRAGRAAAILLPFFLGLFAAVLRQDLALSPRPGGGPLFLGTVLWATLALAAWIVGQLTARRG from the coding sequence ATGCACCGCGCGCCGGGGCTCGGCCGTTCCAGCCGCGGGCTGCGCCGCGGCGCGCTCGCGCTGCTTCTCCTGCTTCTCGTCCTGGCGGCGCCCTCGCCGGCTCAGGTCCTCCAGGCGCCGGGAGAAGCCACCGAGACCACTTTCCGGCGCGAGGTGCGGGGACAGTGGTTCGCGTGGCTCGCCGCCCACGAGGAAGGCGATCCGCTCCTCGCCGCCCAGAAGGTCGAGGAGATCGTCCGTCACGCCCACAAGATCGGCCTGAAACGCCTCACCGATCTCTCCCTCGCGGCCACGCTGATGGCGCGCAGGGAGATGACACAGGGGAGCCTGGAGAAGGCCCGCTGGGCGCTCGACTCGGCGATCCGCCTCGACCCCGACCTGCCCGAGGCGCGCTGGTCCCGCGTCGCGCTGGCGCTGAAGACCGACAAGCTCGGCGCGCCGCGCGAGCTCCTGGGCGCGGTGAGGGCCGTTTCCGTCGATCTCGAGGGCCGGCGTGTCCTGGTCGTCCGCTCGGCGCTCCTCGTCGTCCTGACCCTGGCCGCCGTGGGCGCCGCCTTCGTGATCCTGCTCGTGGCGAGCGAGGCCCGGCGGCTGTTGCACGACCTGACGGAGCTCGCGGGGCGCTGGATCACGAGGCCGGCCGATACGGTCCTCGCGGCCGCGGTCCTCGTCCTGCCCCTCTACGTCGCCCTGGACGTCGGGTGGCTCCTCCTCTGGCTCTTCGTCCTCACGTTCGGGTACGCGGAGCGCTACGTGAAGTGGGCGGCCCTCGCCGGGCTCGTCCCCCTCATGCTCGTCGCGCCGGCGCTGGACCGCGCTGCCGTGAGGCTGGCCGTCTCGGCGTCCCCGGTCCTGCGCGGGGCCGAGGCGCTCGAGGAGAAACGCTACGACCAGAGGGTCCTCGACGACCTCGAGGCCGTGAAGAACCTGTTCCCCGAGGATGCCGACCTGCGGTTCCTCCTCGGCTGCCTCTACCAGCAGCTCGGCCAGAACGACCGCGCCGTGGCCGAGTACACGGTCGCCGCTCAGGTTTCGACGGTGGAGGTGCGGGCGCTGATCAACCGGGGGGACATCCGTTTCGTGGACGGCGACTTCGGCGCCGCCCAGGAGGACTTCCAGGAGGCTCTCCGCCGCGACCCGCGGGACGTGCGGGCGCGCTACAACCTCTCCCTCGTCTACGGCGAGACGTTCCGGACCGTGGAGGCGCAGGAAAAGCTCGCCGAGTCCCGCGCGCTCGACAACGCCCTCGTCACCCAGTTCCTCGACAGTCCCACGCTCGTGAAGGTCGTCTCCGTCGGCTACACGCCCCGGGAGGCGCTGGAGAAGGTCCGTGCCCTGCAGGGTGACTCCCGCAGCCGCCGCGTCCTCGGGCACTTCCACGTCGGGAGCGAAACGCGCACCTGGGCCGTGCCCTTCGCCGTCGCCATCCCGTTCGCCGTGGCCGCGGCCTTCGGGCTCGACGCCTTCCGGAGGAGGAGGCGCGGCTACGCCCTCGCATGCGACAAGTGCGGGCGGACGTTCTGCCGCCTCTGCAAGCCGCCCGGCGAAAGCGCGCTTCTCTGCTCGCAGTGCATTCACGTCTACCTCAGGAAGGACGGCGTCTCGATCGAGACCAAGCTCCAGAAGGTCGAGGAGGTCCGGCGCCGGCAGGGATTCGAAGGGCGCCTGCGAGGGGCGTTGAACCTGGTCCTCCCCGGCGGCGAGTTCCTCTTCCAGGGACGGGCCGGGAGGGCGGCGGCGATTCTCCTCCCCTTCTTCCTCGGACTCTTCGCGGCGGTCCTCCGCCAGGACCTCGCTCTGTCGCCCCGGCCCGGGGGCGGGCCGCTCTTCCTCGGGACCGTCCTCTGGGCGACGCTGGCGCTCGCGGCCTGGATCGTGGGTCAGCTCACGGCGAGAAGGGGGTGA